The Streptomyces luteogriseus genome includes a window with the following:
- a CDS encoding acyl-CoA dehydrogenase family protein, which translates to MDLAFSPADEAFRAEAREWLHAHVPRAPLPSLETEEGFAAHRSWEAELAADRWSVVNWPARYGGRDAGLLRWLLFEEEYWAADAPGRVGQNGIQLLAPTLLDHGTEEQQARILPPMASGEVVWAQAWSEPEAGSDLASLRARAVRTNGGWLLTGQKTWSSRAAFADHAFGLFRSDPDAARPHQGLTYLMFGLRAPGVTVRPIARLDGKPAFAELFLDEVFVPDEDVIGEPGRGWRIAMSTAGNERGLMLRSPGRFLASARRLEELWRRRGRPAAARDRVADALIGARAYRLFTYAAASRLLDGESVGPESSLNKVFWSELDIALHETALDLLGPEGEMADTEWAERYVFALAGPLYAGTNEIQRDIIAERLLGLPKGRR; encoded by the coding sequence ATGGACCTGGCGTTCTCCCCGGCGGACGAGGCGTTCCGGGCCGAGGCGCGGGAGTGGCTGCACGCGCACGTGCCGCGCGCGCCCCTGCCCTCCCTGGAGACCGAGGAGGGCTTCGCCGCGCACCGCTCCTGGGAGGCGGAGCTCGCCGCGGACCGCTGGTCGGTCGTCAACTGGCCCGCGCGCTACGGCGGAAGGGACGCGGGACTCCTGCGGTGGCTGCTCTTCGAGGAGGAGTACTGGGCGGCGGACGCGCCGGGCCGCGTCGGCCAGAACGGCATCCAACTGCTCGCCCCGACCCTCCTCGACCACGGCACCGAGGAGCAGCAGGCCCGGATCCTGCCCCCGATGGCCTCCGGCGAGGTGGTCTGGGCGCAGGCCTGGTCGGAGCCCGAGGCCGGTTCCGATCTGGCGTCCCTGCGGGCGAGGGCCGTGCGCACGAACGGCGGCTGGTTGCTGACCGGCCAGAAGACCTGGTCCTCGCGGGCCGCCTTCGCCGACCATGCCTTCGGCCTGTTCCGCAGCGACCCGGACGCGGCGAGGCCCCACCAGGGCCTGACGTACCTGATGTTCGGACTGCGCGCCCCGGGTGTCACGGTCCGCCCGATCGCCCGTCTCGACGGCAAGCCGGCCTTCGCGGAGCTGTTCCTGGACGAGGTCTTCGTGCCCGACGAGGACGTGATCGGCGAGCCGGGCCGGGGCTGGCGGATCGCGATGTCGACCGCGGGCAACGAACGCGGTCTGATGCTCCGCTCCCCCGGCCGCTTCCTCGCCTCGGCCCGCCGGCTGGAGGAGCTGTGGCGGCGGCGGGGCCGGCCGGCGGCCGCGCGGGACCGGGTGGCCGACGCCCTGATCGGCGCCCGCGCCTACCGGCTCTTCACCTACGCGGCCGCCTCCCGCCTCCTGGACGGCGAGAGCGTCGGCCCCGAGTCGAGCCTCAACAAGGTCTTCTGGTCCGAGCTGGACATCGCGCTGCACGAGACGGCCCTGGACCTGCTCGGCCCGGAGGGTGAGATGGCGGACACCGAATGGGCGGAACGATACGTCTTCGCCCTCGCCGGGCCGCTCTACGCGGGCACGAACGAGATCCAGCGGGACATCATCGCCGAGCGCCTGCTCGGCCTGCCGAAGGGCCGCCGCTGA
- a CDS encoding SDR family oxidoreductase — translation MTDVESPGYVPGHGLLKGRTAVVTAAAGAGIGGATARRFLEEGARVLISDAHARRLEECAARLAGEFGSEAVTAVPCDVTDETQVRVLFETAAAEHGRLDVVVNNAGLGGTAELVDMTDEQWSRVLDVTLNGTFRCTRAALRLLRESGGGVIVNNASVVGWRAQAGQAHYAAAKAGVMALTRCAALEAAGYGVRVNAVAPSLAMHPHLAKVTSAELLEELTAREAYGRYAEPWEVANVIVFLASGYSSYMTGEVVAVSSQRA, via the coding sequence ATGACGGACGTCGAGAGCCCGGGGTACGTGCCCGGGCACGGCCTGCTGAAAGGGCGGACCGCCGTCGTCACCGCGGCGGCCGGTGCGGGGATCGGCGGGGCCACGGCGCGGCGCTTCCTGGAGGAGGGGGCCCGCGTGCTGATCAGCGACGCGCATGCGCGTCGCCTGGAGGAGTGCGCGGCCCGGCTGGCCGGAGAGTTCGGCAGCGAGGCGGTCACCGCGGTGCCCTGCGACGTCACCGACGAGACCCAGGTGCGCGTCCTCTTCGAGACAGCGGCGGCGGAGCACGGGCGCCTCGACGTCGTGGTCAACAACGCCGGTCTGGGCGGCACCGCGGAGCTCGTCGACATGACCGACGAGCAGTGGTCCCGCGTTCTGGACGTGACGCTGAACGGCACCTTCCGGTGCACCCGCGCCGCCCTGCGGCTGCTGCGGGAGTCGGGAGGAGGCGTGATCGTCAACAATGCCTCCGTCGTCGGCTGGCGCGCGCAGGCGGGACAGGCGCACTACGCCGCCGCGAAAGCCGGGGTGATGGCCCTCACCCGGTGCGCGGCCCTGGAGGCGGCCGGCTACGGCGTCCGGGTCAACGCCGTCGCGCCGAGCCTCGCCATGCACCCGCACCTGGCGAAGGTGACCTCGGCGGAACTGCTGGAGGAACTGACCGCGCGCGAGGCCTATGGGCGCTACGCCGAACCCTGGGAGGTGGCCAACGTGATCGTGTTCCTGGCGTCCGGCTACTCCTCGTACATGACGGGCGAGGTCGTCGCCGTCAGCAGTCAACGGGCCTAG
- a CDS encoding TetR/AcrR family transcriptional regulator yields MPTKKKPQVSAAAPARRSELLATAAEVFAEQGYNATTVRKIADHAGMLAGSLYYHFDSKESMLEEILRTFLDELWDGYDTVLGAGLGPRETLQALVTESFREIDRHRAAVAIYQKESRQLVAQERFAFLAASQRRFEKAWLSTLERGVAERAFRADLDVRLTYRFVRDTVWVAASWYRPGGQHSPEEIARQYLSMVLDGIAVRNSP; encoded by the coding sequence GTGCCGACCAAGAAGAAGCCCCAGGTGAGCGCCGCAGCGCCCGCGCGCCGCAGTGAACTCCTCGCCACCGCCGCCGAGGTCTTCGCCGAACAGGGCTACAACGCCACCACCGTCCGCAAGATCGCGGATCACGCGGGGATGCTCGCGGGCAGCCTCTACTACCACTTCGACTCCAAGGAATCGATGCTGGAGGAGATCCTGCGCACCTTCCTCGACGAGCTGTGGGACGGCTACGACACCGTCCTCGGCGCCGGGCTCGGGCCACGCGAGACGCTCCAGGCCCTGGTCACCGAGTCGTTCCGGGAGATCGACCGGCATCGCGCGGCCGTCGCGATCTACCAGAAGGAGAGCAGACAGCTCGTGGCGCAGGAGCGGTTCGCGTTCCTCGCCGCATCGCAGCGCCGGTTCGAGAAGGCCTGGCTGTCCACGCTGGAGCGGGGCGTCGCCGAGCGGGCCTTCCGGGCCGACCTCGACGTCCGGCTCACCTACCGGTTCGTGCGCGACACGGTCTGGGTCGCCGCGTCCTGGTACCGGCCCGGCGGACAGCACAGCCCCGAGGAGATCGCCCGGCAGTACCTGTCGATGGTGCTGGACGGGATCGCCGTACGGAACAGCCCCTAG
- a CDS encoding acetyl-CoA C-acetyltransferase — protein sequence MAEAYIVEAVRTPVGRRGGGLSAVHPADLGAHVLAELMDRSGVDPAAVEDVVLGCLDAVGPQAGDIARTCWLAAGLPEEVPGVTVDRQCGSSQQAVHFAAQAVLSGTQDLVVAGGVQNMSMIPIAFATRQAAEPLGLTQGPFAGSAGWRARYGDKPVNQFVGAEMIAAKWGISRRDQEEFALRSHRRAVRAIDEGRFARETVPYGEVTADEGPRRDTSLEKMAGLKPVLDGGTVTAACSSQVSDGAAAMLLASERAVRDHGLTPRARVHHLSVRGEDPIRMLTAPIPATAHALKKTGLGIDDIDLVEINEAFAPVVLAWLKETGADPDRVNVNGGAIALGHPLGATGVKLMTTLLHELERTGGRFGLQTMCEGGGQANVTVIERL from the coding sequence ATGGCCGAGGCCTACATCGTCGAAGCGGTCCGCACGCCCGTCGGGCGGCGCGGGGGAGGGCTGAGCGCGGTCCACCCCGCCGACCTCGGCGCGCACGTCCTGGCGGAGCTGATGGACCGCTCGGGCGTCGACCCGGCCGCCGTGGAGGACGTCGTCCTCGGCTGCCTGGACGCGGTCGGGCCGCAGGCCGGGGACATCGCGCGGACCTGCTGGCTGGCGGCCGGGCTGCCCGAGGAGGTGCCGGGCGTGACCGTCGACCGGCAGTGCGGCTCCTCGCAGCAGGCCGTGCACTTCGCCGCGCAGGCCGTGCTCTCCGGCACCCAGGACCTGGTGGTCGCGGGCGGGGTGCAGAACATGTCGATGATCCCCATCGCCTTCGCCACCCGGCAGGCCGCCGAACCGCTCGGGCTGACGCAGGGCCCCTTCGCGGGCAGCGCCGGCTGGCGGGCCCGGTACGGCGACAAGCCCGTGAACCAGTTCGTGGGCGCCGAGATGATCGCCGCGAAGTGGGGGATCAGCCGGCGGGACCAGGAGGAGTTCGCCCTGCGCTCCCACCGGCGGGCGGTGCGGGCGATCGACGAGGGGCGCTTCGCCCGCGAGACCGTGCCCTACGGGGAGGTCACCGCCGACGAGGGACCGCGTCGGGACACCTCCCTGGAGAAGATGGCCGGGCTCAAGCCCGTCCTCGACGGCGGCACCGTCACCGCCGCCTGCTCCTCGCAGGTCTCCGACGGGGCGGCCGCGATGCTGCTGGCCTCCGAGCGGGCCGTGCGCGACCACGGGCTCACCCCCCGCGCCCGTGTGCACCACCTCTCGGTGCGCGGCGAGGACCCGATCCGGATGCTCACCGCCCCCATCCCGGCCACCGCCCACGCCCTGAAGAAGACCGGCCTCGGCATCGACGACATCGACCTCGTCGAGATCAACGAGGCCTTCGCCCCCGTCGTCCTGGCCTGGCTGAAGGAGACCGGCGCCGACCCGGACCGGGTCAACGTCAACGGCGGCGCGATCGCCCTCGGGCACCCCCTCGGCGCGACCGGCGTCAAGCTCATGACGACCCTGCTGCACGAACTGGAGCGCACCGGCGGCCGGTTCGGCCTGCAGACCATGTGCGAGGGAGGCGGCCAGGCCAATGTGACGGTCATCGAACGGCTGTGA
- a CDS encoding NAD(P)H-dependent flavin oxidoreductase: protein MRGTALTRLTGVRHPVVQTGMGWVAGPRLVSASANAGALGILASATMTPDRLREAVREVKARTGAPFGVNLRGDAADAGDRVRILIEEGVRVASFALAPSRELIGTLKEAGVVVMPTVGARRHAEKVEAWGADAVLVQGAEGGGHTGEVATTVLLPQVVDAVRIPVVAAGGFFDGRGLAAALAYGAAGVAMGTRFLLTSDSTVPDAVKARYLAATVRDVTVTRAVDGLPHRMLRTELVAALEDSGRARALVRAVRAAAGFRRLSGLTWPRLVRDGLALRHGKDLTWSQVLLAANTPMLLRSAMVDGRTDLGVMASGQVAGVIDDLPSCAELVERIVREAEETLARLTAVR, encoded by the coding sequence GTGAGGGGGACGGCGCTGACCCGGCTGACCGGCGTCCGCCATCCGGTCGTGCAGACCGGGATGGGCTGGGTGGCCGGTCCCCGTCTGGTCTCCGCCTCGGCGAACGCGGGCGCCCTCGGCATCCTGGCCTCGGCGACGATGACGCCGGACCGGCTGCGCGAGGCCGTACGGGAGGTGAAGGCCCGGACCGGCGCGCCGTTCGGGGTGAACCTGCGCGGCGACGCGGCCGACGCGGGCGACCGCGTCCGGATCCTGATCGAGGAGGGCGTCCGCGTCGCCTCCTTCGCCCTCGCCCCCTCCCGGGAGCTGATCGGCACGCTCAAGGAGGCCGGTGTGGTCGTCATGCCGACCGTGGGGGCGCGGCGGCACGCCGAGAAGGTCGAGGCGTGGGGCGCGGACGCGGTGCTGGTGCAGGGCGCGGAGGGCGGCGGGCACACCGGCGAGGTGGCCACGACCGTGCTGCTGCCCCAGGTGGTGGACGCGGTGCGGATCCCCGTCGTCGCGGCGGGCGGCTTCTTCGACGGGCGCGGGCTGGCCGCGGCCCTCGCCTACGGGGCGGCGGGCGTGGCGATGGGCACGCGGTTCCTGCTGACCTCCGACTCGACCGTGCCGGACGCGGTGAAGGCGCGCTACCTCGCGGCGACCGTGCGGGACGTGACGGTGACCCGGGCCGTGGACGGGCTCCCGCACCGCATGCTGCGGACGGAACTGGTAGCCGCCCTGGAGGACTCCGGCCGGGCCCGGGCGCTGGTGCGGGCCGTGCGCGCGGCGGCCGGATTCCGGCGGCTGTCCGGGCTGACCTGGCCGCGGCTGGTCCGCGACGGGCTCGCGCTCAGGCACGGCAAGGACCTGACCTGGAGCCAGGTGCTGCTCGCCGCGAACACGCCGATGCTGCTGAGGTCGGCGATGGTGGACGGCCGTACGGACCTGGGGGTGATGGCCTCCGGGCAGGTCGCCGGGGTGATCGACGACCTGCCGTCGTGCGCGGAGCTGGTGGAGCGGATCGTGCGGGAGGCCGAGGAGACGCTGGCGCGGCTCACAGCCGTTCGATGA
- a CDS encoding CoA-transferase subunit beta: protein MTGPSRAEYCVIACAEAWRGDGEVLASPMGPIPSIGARLARLTFAPDLLLTDGEALLVRPDGTPEGWLPYREHLAWVTGGRRHVMMGASQIDRFGNQNISCIGDWELPKRQLLGVRGAPANTLNNPTSYWIPRHSRRVFVERVDMVCGVGYDRADGARYHRIPRVVSDLGVFDFATPDRSMRLASLHPGVTVEQVIDATGFELTVPEGVPATREPTDEELRLIREVVDPAGARAREVAA, encoded by the coding sequence ATGACCGGACCCAGCCGCGCCGAGTACTGCGTGATCGCCTGTGCCGAGGCCTGGCGGGGCGACGGCGAGGTGCTGGCGAGCCCCATGGGGCCGATCCCCTCGATCGGCGCCCGGCTGGCCCGGCTCACCTTCGCGCCGGACCTGCTGCTGACCGACGGCGAGGCCCTGCTCGTCCGCCCGGACGGGACGCCCGAGGGCTGGCTGCCGTACCGCGAGCATCTGGCCTGGGTCACGGGCGGGCGGCGGCACGTGATGATGGGCGCGAGCCAGATCGACCGGTTCGGCAACCAGAACATCTCCTGCATCGGCGACTGGGAACTCCCGAAGCGGCAGTTGCTCGGGGTGCGCGGCGCCCCGGCCAACACCCTGAACAACCCGACCAGTTACTGGATCCCGAGGCACTCCCGGCGGGTGTTCGTCGAGCGGGTCGACATGGTCTGCGGGGTGGGCTACGACCGTGCGGACGGGGCGCGCTACCACCGCATCCCGCGGGTCGTCTCCGACCTGGGCGTCTTCGACTTCGCCACGCCCGACCGCTCGATGCGGCTGGCCTCGCTGCACCCCGGCGTCACGGTCGAGCAGGTCATCGACGCCACGGGCTTCGAGCTGACCGTGCCGGAAGGAGTACCGGCGACCAGGGAGCCGACCGACGAGGAGCTCCGGCTGATCCGCGAGGTCGTCGACCCGGCCGGGGCCCGGGCCCGGGAGGTCGCCGCGTGA
- a CDS encoding CoA transferase subunit A: MKDKTMPAEEAVARLSSGMTLGIGGWGSRRKPMALVRALLRSGITDLTVVSYGGPDVGMLAAAGRIRKLVTAFVTLDSIPLEPHYRAARERGAFELTEIDEAMFLWGLRAAANRLPFLPVRAGFGSDVMRVNPGLRTVTSPYEDGETFVAVPALRMDAALVHVNRADRSGNGQYLGPDPYFDDLFCAAADTAYVSCERIVETAELTKQGPPQTLLIRRHTVTGVVEAPNGAHFTSCAPDYGRDEAFQKTYATTPWPEFEAGFLAGDEQTYQSAAREAT, translated from the coding sequence ATGAAGGACAAGACGATGCCGGCGGAGGAGGCCGTGGCCCGGCTGTCCAGCGGCATGACCCTCGGCATCGGCGGCTGGGGCTCGCGCCGCAAGCCGATGGCCCTGGTGAGAGCGCTGCTCAGGTCGGGGATCACCGACCTCACGGTCGTCTCGTACGGCGGCCCGGACGTGGGCATGCTGGCCGCGGCCGGGCGGATCCGGAAGCTGGTGACGGCCTTCGTCACCCTCGACTCGATCCCGCTGGAGCCGCACTACCGGGCGGCCCGCGAGCGGGGCGCGTTCGAGCTGACGGAGATCGACGAGGCGATGTTCCTGTGGGGCCTGCGCGCGGCGGCGAACCGGCTGCCGTTCCTGCCGGTGCGGGCGGGGTTCGGCTCGGACGTGATGCGGGTCAACCCCGGCCTGCGGACGGTCACGTCGCCGTACGAGGACGGGGAGACGTTCGTCGCCGTGCCCGCCCTGCGCATGGACGCGGCCCTGGTGCACGTCAACCGCGCCGACCGCTCGGGCAACGGGCAGTACCTGGGCCCGGACCCGTACTTCGACGACCTGTTCTGCGCGGCGGCCGACACGGCGTACGTGAGCTGCGAGCGGATCGTCGAGACGGCCGAGCTGACGAAGCAGGGCCCGCCCCAGACGCTGCTGATCAGGCGCCACACGGTCACCGGTGTCGTCGAGGCGCCGAACGGAGCGCATTTCACGTCCTGCGCGCCCGACTACGGCCGTGACGAGGCCTTCCAGAAGACGTACGCGACCACGCCCTGGCCCGAGTTCGAGGCCGGATTCCTCGCCGGGGACGAGCAGACGTACCAGTCGGCCGCGCGGGAGGCGACATGA
- a CDS encoding enoyl-CoA hydratase family protein, with protein MGVSTSCGEKGIAVVTVDFPPVNALPAAGWFALADAVRAAGRDPEVRCVVLAAEGRGFNAGVDIKELQADDREHSALRGVNGGCAEAFAAVYECEVPVVAAVQGFCLGGGVGLVGNADAIVASEDAVFGLPELDRGALGAATHLARLVPQHLMRALYYTARTASAAELHAHGSVWRVVPRAELPAAALELAREIAAKDGRLLRLAKAALNGIDPVDVRRSYRFEQGFTYEAGLSGVGARVRDRFGREGAR; from the coding sequence ATGGGTGTCTCCACCTCGTGCGGGGAAAAGGGCATCGCCGTCGTCACGGTCGACTTCCCGCCGGTGAACGCCCTGCCGGCGGCGGGCTGGTTCGCCCTGGCCGACGCGGTGCGCGCGGCCGGACGCGACCCGGAGGTGCGGTGCGTGGTGCTGGCCGCCGAGGGGCGCGGGTTCAACGCGGGTGTGGACATCAAGGAGTTGCAGGCGGACGACCGGGAGCACAGCGCGCTGCGCGGGGTGAACGGAGGCTGCGCGGAGGCCTTCGCGGCGGTCTACGAGTGCGAGGTGCCGGTCGTGGCGGCGGTGCAGGGCTTCTGCCTGGGCGGCGGTGTCGGCCTGGTGGGCAACGCGGACGCGATCGTGGCGAGCGAGGACGCGGTGTTCGGGCTGCCCGAGCTGGACCGCGGCGCCCTGGGCGCGGCCACCCACCTGGCCCGGCTGGTCCCCCAGCACCTGATGCGGGCGCTGTACTACACGGCGCGTACGGCGAGCGCGGCCGAGCTGCACGCGCACGGGTCGGTGTGGCGGGTGGTGCCACGCGCCGAACTGCCCGCCGCCGCGCTGGAGCTGGCCCGGGAGATCGCGGCCAAGGACGGCCGGCTGCTCCGCCTGGCCAAGGCGGCGCTCAACGGCATCGACCCCGTGGACGTGCGCCGCAGCTACCGCTTCGAGCAGGGCTTCACCTACGAGGCGGGCCTCAGCGGGGTGGGCGCGCGGGTCCGCGACCGGTTCGGGCGGGAGGGAGCGCGATGA
- a CDS encoding SDR family oxidoreductase, protein MELDGKVAVVTGGTRGVGAGIARAFARAGAEVVVCARRAPEVPLPGTEFMPLDVRDPDAVGRLFAGLPRVDVLVNNAGGAPHRLLTEAGPDRHARVVELNLLAPLTVSLAAYDRLRCARGSIVMIGSVSGGRPSPGTAAYGAAKAGLESLARSMAVEWAPDVRVNTLVVGMVRTERSHLHYGDRDGIDAVARTVPLGRLAEPSDVGSAAVFLASGAAAYISGASLLVHGGGERPVFLDAATAGRTSAADKEN, encoded by the coding sequence ATGGAGCTGGACGGGAAGGTCGCCGTCGTCACGGGCGGAACCCGCGGCGTCGGCGCCGGCATCGCGCGCGCCTTCGCGCGGGCGGGCGCCGAGGTCGTGGTCTGCGCCCGCCGTGCCCCGGAAGTCCCGCTGCCCGGCACCGAGTTCATGCCGCTGGACGTCCGGGACCCCGACGCCGTGGGACGCCTGTTCGCCGGCCTGCCCCGGGTGGACGTCCTCGTCAACAACGCGGGCGGCGCACCCCACCGGCTGCTCACCGAGGCCGGACCGGACCGGCACGCGCGCGTGGTGGAGCTCAACCTGCTCGCGCCGCTGACCGTGTCCCTCGCCGCGTACGACCGGCTCCGCTGCGCCCGGGGCTCGATCGTCATGATCGGCAGCGTCAGCGGCGGCCGCCCCTCGCCCGGCACCGCCGCCTACGGCGCCGCCAAGGCGGGCCTGGAGAGCCTCGCCCGCTCCATGGCTGTCGAGTGGGCACCCGACGTCCGGGTCAACACCCTCGTCGTGGGCATGGTCCGCACGGAACGGTCCCACCTCCACTACGGCGACCGGGACGGCATCGACGCCGTCGCACGCACGGTCCCGCTGGGGCGCCTCGCGGAGCCGTCCGACGTGGGTTCCGCCGCGGTGTTCCTGGCGTCCGGCGCCGCCGCCTACATCAGCGGGGCGAGCCTGCTGGTCCACGGGGGCGGGGAGCGTCCGGTGTTCCTGGACGCGGCCACCGCCGGCCGCACATCCGCCGCGGACAAGGAGAACTGA
- a CDS encoding SDR family oxidoreductase has protein sequence MSGLCAGRVVVVTGAGRGLGRAHALAFAAEGARLVVNDLGVGLDGTPEPDGPAARVTEEIRAAGGEAVAHGGDIATAEGAASLVRTALETYGRLDTLVNNAGFLRDRMLVNLDEDDFDAVVRVHLKGHFLPLRHAAAHWRSEAKAGRRPEARIVNTSSGAGLLGSVGQGNYSAAKAAVVALTLVAAAELRRYGVQANAIAPAARTRMTERTFADTMTAPDSGFDVMAPENVSPLVVWLGSPASAGVTGRVFEAEGGRITVMEGWRPGPSTDKDGRWTPAEAGEQARKLLSEAAEPRPVYGT, from the coding sequence ATGAGCGGACTCTGCGCGGGCCGGGTCGTGGTCGTGACGGGCGCGGGCCGGGGACTCGGCCGGGCCCACGCCCTGGCGTTCGCGGCCGAAGGTGCCCGGCTCGTCGTCAACGACCTCGGCGTGGGCCTCGACGGCACGCCCGAACCCGACGGCCCCGCCGCCCGGGTCACGGAGGAGATCCGCGCGGCGGGCGGCGAGGCGGTGGCGCACGGCGGCGACATCGCCACCGCCGAGGGCGCCGCCTCGCTCGTCCGCACCGCCCTGGAGACGTACGGCCGGCTCGACACCCTGGTCAACAACGCGGGCTTTCTGCGCGACCGCATGCTGGTCAACCTCGACGAGGACGACTTCGACGCCGTCGTACGCGTCCACCTCAAGGGCCACTTCCTGCCCCTGAGGCACGCGGCCGCGCACTGGCGGTCCGAGGCGAAGGCGGGCCGCCGGCCCGAGGCCCGGATCGTCAACACCAGCAGCGGCGCGGGCCTGCTCGGCTCGGTCGGGCAGGGCAACTACAGCGCCGCCAAGGCCGCGGTCGTCGCCCTGACCCTGGTCGCCGCGGCCGAACTGCGGCGCTACGGCGTCCAGGCCAACGCGATCGCCCCCGCCGCCCGGACCCGGATGACGGAACGCACCTTCGCCGACACCATGACGGCCCCCGACTCCGGATTCGACGTCATGGCCCCGGAGAACGTCTCCCCCCTGGTGGTCTGGCTGGGCTCCCCGGCGAGCGCGGGGGTGACGGGCCGGGTCTTCGAGGCGGAGGGCGGCCGGATCACGGTGATGGAGGGCTGGCGGCCCGGTCCGAGCACGGACAAGGACGGCCGGTGGACCCCGGCCGAGGCGGGGGAGCAGGCCCGCAAACTCCTGTCGGAGGCGGCCGAGCCCCGGCCGGTGTACGGGACCTAG
- a CDS encoding GNAT family N-acetyltransferase: MTSEQHTVATSLRVGGEDDDLEKRLDEELTAFNTAAADGAVTEALSVRVTDETGDLVGGLTAWTWGTLCSVDMLWVREDRRHSGWGGRLMRAAETEAARRGCTDMIVSTYSFQAPAFYPRLGFRERARIRGVPGGHEDIHFHKRLSPPKDETAGGHPA, from the coding sequence GTGACCAGCGAACAGCACACCGTCGCCACCTCGCTGCGCGTGGGCGGCGAGGACGACGACCTCGAAAAGCGGCTCGACGAGGAACTGACCGCCTTCAACACCGCCGCCGCCGACGGGGCCGTCACCGAGGCCCTCTCCGTCCGCGTCACCGACGAGACCGGCGACCTGGTCGGCGGCCTCACCGCCTGGACCTGGGGCACCCTGTGCTCGGTGGACATGCTCTGGGTCCGCGAGGACCGGCGGCACTCCGGCTGGGGCGGCCGGCTGATGCGCGCGGCGGAGACGGAGGCCGCCCGGCGCGGCTGCACCGACATGATCGTGTCCACGTACAGCTTCCAGGCACCCGCCTTCTACCCGAGACTCGGCTTCCGGGAAAGGGCCCGCATCCGGGGCGTCCCCGGTGGCCACGAGGACATCCACTTCCACAAGCGACTCTCACCGCCGAAGGATGAGACGGCCGGCGGACACCCGGCGTGA
- a CDS encoding chorismate mutase, with the protein MTTSNTGSRDVDPAVRAELARLRDSIDNIDAAVVHMLAERFKATQQVGHLKAQHQLPPADPAREARQIARLRALAENAKLDPAFAEKFLNFIVAEVIRHHERIADEALNGTTTSGN; encoded by the coding sequence ATGACCACCAGCAACACCGGTTCCCGCGACGTCGACCCCGCCGTGCGCGCAGAGCTCGCCCGGCTGCGCGACAGCATCGACAACATCGACGCGGCCGTCGTCCACATGCTCGCCGAGCGCTTCAAGGCCACCCAGCAGGTCGGCCACCTCAAGGCCCAGCACCAGCTGCCGCCCGCCGACCCGGCCCGCGAGGCCCGCCAGATCGCCCGGCTGCGCGCGCTCGCCGAGAACGCCAAGCTGGACCCGGCCTTCGCCGAGAAGTTCCTGAACTTCATCGTCGCCGAGGTCATCCGTCACCACGAGCGCATCGCCGACGAGGCGCTCAACGGCACCACCACAAGCGGCAACTGA
- a CDS encoding response regulator, with protein MPSDTRILIVDDHEDTLYALESALAPLGYRLGRATSGDEALKQVLRGHVGLLLLDVRMPGVSGLEVVRYMRRVEQTQHIPVILLTGFGADHELTTTAFALGVADLVLKPVDPWALRTKVRYLYDAHRRHLALEREVRRLRALTAEHTETAAHPRPGLPHPDARVPTQRPMGAHAGELEKDRT; from the coding sequence ATGCCGTCGGATACCAGGATCCTCATCGTCGACGACCACGAGGACACGCTGTACGCGCTGGAGAGCGCCCTGGCCCCGCTGGGCTACCGGCTCGGCCGGGCCACCAGCGGCGACGAGGCACTCAAGCAGGTGCTGCGCGGCCACGTCGGGCTGCTCCTGCTCGACGTGCGCATGCCCGGCGTCAGCGGACTGGAGGTCGTGCGCTACATGCGGCGCGTGGAACAGACCCAGCACATCCCCGTGATCCTGCTCACCGGCTTCGGCGCCGACCACGAACTGACCACCACCGCCTTCGCACTGGGCGTCGCCGACCTCGTCCTGAAGCCCGTGGACCCGTGGGCCCTGCGCACCAAGGTCCGCTACCTCTACGACGCCCACCGGCGCCATCTCGCCCTGGAACGGGAAGTACGCCGCCTGCGCGCCCTCACCGCAGAGCACACCGAGACCGCCGCACACCCCCGCCCCGGCCTGCCGCACCCCGACGCGCGCGTACCGACACAGCGGCCCATGGGGGCGCACGCCGGAGAGCTGGAAAAGGACCGCACGTAG